The following is a genomic window from Flavobacterium crassostreae.
TAAATCTTGGCTTTCTTGGTATTTTTAAATATTATAATTTTTTCGCTGAATCCTTTGCAAGTGCTTTGGGTAATGTAGGATTAAATGTTAATCCATGGACATTAAAAGTTATTTTACCAGTAGGTATTTCATTTTATACATTTCATGGATTGTCTTATGTAATCGACATTTACAAAGACCGAATTAAGGCAGAAAAGAATTTCATTGATTATTCTGTCTTCGTTAGTTTTTTTCCATTATTAGTTGCTGGTCCAATAGAACGTGCGACTCATCTTTTGCCTCAAATTCAAAAAAAGAGAACTTTTGATTATGCCAAAGCGGTTGATGGCTTAAGACAAATTTTATGGGGATTATTTAAAAAAGTTGTAATTGCTGACCAATGTGCTGAATATGCAAATCAAATTTTTAATAATTCAGCAGATTATTCAGGAAGTACGCTTCTTTTAGGTGCTATATTTTTTACTTTTCAAATTTATGGTGATTTTTCAGGATATTCTGATATTGCTTTAGGGACAGCTCGTCTTTTGGGTATAGATCTATTAAGAAACTTTGCTTTCCCATATTTTTCAAGAGACATTGCCGAATTTTGGAGACGATGGCACATTTCACTTTCTTCTTGGTTTAAAGACTATCTCTACATTCCATTAGGCGGCAGTAAAGGAGGAATGTGGATGAAGATTAGGAATACCTTTATTATTTTTCTTGTAAGTGGTTTTTGGCATGGAGCAAATTGGACATTTATTATTTGGGGTTTTCTAAATGCTTTGTACATAATGCCTTCAATAATATTTAATACAAATAGAAATAACCTTGAAATCGTTGCGAAAGGAAAATACATACCTAATCTAAAAGACTTATTTTCAATTTTAATTACATTTAGCTTAACTGTATTTGCTTGGATTTTTTTTAGAGCAGAAAATCTAGGTCACGCAATACAATATATTTCTCAAATATTTTCAAAATCAATATTTTCAACTCCTATTATAATACCGAATCGTTTATTCATTTTGCTTATACTATTTATAATCATCGAGTGGATTGGAAGAGAAGAACAATATGCCCTCGAAAAAACTTGCTTACAACTGCCTACTTTTATTAGATGGGGTTTTTATTACATACTAGTATTTGCAATATTTTATTTTGCAGGTTCTGAACAACAATTTATCTATTTTCAATTTTAGTTATGTCAAAATTCATAAAACTATTTGCATTATTTTTAATCCCAATTTTAGTTGTAATGACTTCATTTGAATTACTTTTAAGAAATATTCCTAATGATTATTCATATAAAAAAAAATATTTAGATGCCAAATCTGACGGTATTGAAGTATTATTTTTAGGTAGCTCTCATATTTATTTTGGAATTAATCCAGAATATATCACGAAGAAATCTTTTAATGTAGCACATAGTTCTCAATCCTTGAATTTTGATTTAGAAATTATTAAAAAGTATAAAAACCGATGGAAAAACTTGAAGTATATTATTGTTCCAATAGATTACTTTTCAATGTATACAACACTTGAAGATGCTATTGAAAAATGGCGTGTTAAAAATTATAGTATTTATTTGTTTTGACCCCTATAAAACAAGAGTATTATTGTAAATTTCGATTATTATTTATGCGGTTAATTTTTTCATCAAAATTAGATGCTTATCCTGGTTCCATTTCTCTATTGGGGTAATGCGTCCTAAAAGTCCATGTAGCCTAGTATTATTATAGAAAATCACATATCTTTTTAGTATTAGTTCAATTTCTCCAAAAGTTCTATAATCAACTCTTTGGAACACTTCTTTTTTTAGTATTCCATGATAGGCTTCAATATGTGCATTTTCTTCTGGTGTTGCTACATGGGTAAATTCTTGCTGAACTCCAATGAGTCCAAGGTATTCCCGAACTCTTTTGGCAATAAATTGACTTCCATTATCACTTCTTATCACAACATTTTCAGGGTATTGGTATTCTAAAAATAAATCAGAAAGCAAAGCGATTACTTTGTTTTGTTTTATAGAAAAAGAGAAAAAATCCTTTAATATTCTGCGAGTATGAACGTCTATTATAGATAGTAAATAAGCGTTTTTACCTACCTTTGGGATCCAAACCATCTT
Proteins encoded in this region:
- a CDS encoding MBOAT family O-acyltransferase encodes the protein MFFNSLNFAIFLPIVFLLYWFATKGNLKLQNVLLLVSSYFFYACWDWRFLFLLIFSILLDYYTGIKMSDAKNNNSKKFWFWLSISVNLGFLGIFKYYNFFAESFASALGNVGLNVNPWTLKVILPVGISFYTFHGLSYVIDIYKDRIKAEKNFIDYSVFVSFFPLLVAGPIERATHLLPQIQKKRTFDYAKAVDGLRQILWGLFKKVVIADQCAEYANQIFNNSADYSGSTLLLGAIFFTFQIYGDFSGYSDIALGTARLLGIDLLRNFAFPYFSRDIAEFWRRWHISLSSWFKDYLYIPLGGSKGGMWMKIRNTFIIFLVSGFWHGANWTFIIWGFLNALYIMPSIIFNTNRNNLEIVAKGKYIPNLKDLFSILITFSLTVFAWIFFRAENLGHAIQYISQIFSKSIFSTPIIIPNRLFILLILFIIIEWIGREEQYALEKTCLQLPTFIRWGFYYILVFAIFYFAGSEQQFIYFQF
- a CDS encoding IS3 family transposase → MVGMVQSSYYRRPSSGKKGIKPSEFTFNKHQGYVSQDTVVESVKDVLSNEFIDCGYRLMTSYLQREGYLINPKKLYRIMREEGLLKLENRINRSGSGRKFVKYRKVKTTKPFECLEMDIKMVWIPKVGKNAYLLSIIDVHTRRILKDFFSFSIKQNKVIALLSDLFLEYQYPENVVIRSDNGSQFIAKRVREYLGLIGVQQEFTHVATPEENAHIEAYHGILKKEVFQRVDYRTFGEIELILKRYVIFYNNTRLHGLLGRITPIEKWNQDKHLILMKKLTA